A window of the Lactuca sativa cultivar Salinas chromosome 5, Lsat_Salinas_v11, whole genome shotgun sequence genome harbors these coding sequences:
- the LOC111908427 gene encoding uncharacterized protein LOC111908427, giving the protein MKSTKSALWHHLTTGDLRVHRRYLRSTYASDCFTRRCISRRMVVCYALPQFGLLSPVRVCSNCYNYASWIGNSDGVASVNGVNSVTDSVSRLDISTPSNSNTNQSAAVDCKCGMPLCICEVPSNDDVAPMQASHTHFNHLHLHHTKNLNECWLC; this is encoded by the exons ATGAAGTCAACAAAGTCTGCTTTG TGGCATCACTTGACTACAGGTGACTTGAGAGTCCATCGCAGATATTTGCGATCAACTTATGCTTCAG ATTGCTTCACAAGGCGTTGCATTTCAAGACGAATGGTCGTATGTTAT GCTTTACCACAATTTGGTCTCCTCTCTCCTGTTAGAGTTTGCTCAAATTGTTATAATTATGCATCTTG GATTGGAAATTCTGATGGAGTTGCTTCTGTGAATGGAGTAAATTCTGTGACAGATTCGGTTTCAAGGCTAGATATTAGTACACCTTCAAATTCCAATACAAATCAAAGTGCTGCTGTAGATTGCAAGTGTGGAATGCCTTTATGTATTTGTGAGGTGCCTTCAAATGATGATGTGGCTCCTATGCAGGCAAGTCATACTCATTTTAATCACCTTCATTTGCATCATACTAAGAACCTTAATGAGTGTTGGCTTTGCTGA